In one window of Ruminococcus albus AD2013 DNA:
- a CDS encoding homoserine O-succinyltransferase, with product MPIRLKETLPVIEKLKKENIFAMTEERAIHQDIRELKIAVLNIMPDKEETEQQLLRLLSNSPLQTEVTFIRLTTHKYKNTPMSYLLKNYLPFYQIEHKYYDGLIITGAPVEKLEYEDVDYWGELSAIFEWSRIHVTSTLYLCWAAQAGLYYHYGVPKFDLERKLSGIFKHTVTEPGNELVRGFDKNFFAPHSRYTGIDRDEILKVNELSIIAESDETGVYIVSDGGKNIFVNGHPEYDLYRLAEEYIRDTDKGISPDIPKNYFPDDDPDKEPESRWISASSLLFSNWLNYFVYQITPYEF from the coding sequence ATGCCGATCAGATTAAAGGAAACACTGCCCGTTATTGAAAAGCTGAAAAAGGAAAACATCTTTGCAATGACAGAAGAACGTGCGATCCACCAGGATATAAGAGAGCTTAAAATAGCTGTGCTGAATATAATGCCCGACAAGGAAGAGACAGAGCAGCAGCTTCTGCGCCTGCTTTCCAATTCGCCATTGCAGACCGAAGTTACATTTATAAGGCTTACCACACATAAATATAAGAATACTCCCATGAGCTATCTTTTAAAAAACTATCTTCCCTTTTATCAGATAGAACACAAGTATTATGATGGTCTGATAATAACAGGTGCGCCTGTTGAAAAACTTGAATATGAAGATGTGGATTACTGGGGTGAGCTTTCGGCGATATTTGAATGGAGCAGGATACACGTAACATCGACATTATATCTGTGCTGGGCGGCTCAGGCGGGGCTATACTATCACTACGGCGTGCCAAAGTTTGATCTCGAAAGAAAGCTTTCGGGAATATTCAAACACACTGTAACTGAACCCGGCAATGAACTTGTACGCGGTTTTGATAAGAATTTTTTTGCGCCGCATTCGAGATATACTGGCATCGACAGAGATGAGATACTGAAAGTCAATGAACTTTCCATAATTGCCGAGTCCGATGAAACAGGTGTATATATCGTTTCAGACGGCGGCAAGAATATTTTCGTGAACGGTCATCCCGAGTATGATCTTTACAGACTGGCTGAGGAATATATCCGTGATACGGATAAAGGTATCTCACCTGATATACCTAAGAATTATTTTCCTGATGATGACCCCGATAAAGAACCCGAGAGCCGCTGGATATCGGCTTCGAGCCTGCTGTTCTCAAACTGGCTGAACTATTTTGTTTATCAGATAACCCCTTATGAATTCTGA
- a CDS encoding ABC transporter substrate-binding protein — translation MASAILLASCSVSEQGSSDNEKKGSANNTAQSTGDFKYGKIDIPGKDGALCGAPIYIAYENGYFAEEGFDVTLISADFETRKIGLNNGSIPIVNGDFQFFPSIENGINVKVVDGLHEGCIKFAVSPDSDIKSVDDLKGKKIGVDEIGGTPHQVASLWLENAGISADPSDGEVTFLPYSDGNLEFEALANGEIDVAALWDPLGSIHEKAGDVRILFDLGKDPYFADHFCCFLYASNKVLEENPEEVAALLRAYRKAQEWLYENPEEAVDIIINKNYASIEDKELAVDLIKSYGFPSAAEHDANWDAHVEEDVKYFVDGLSQIGYLKSDPDQFAKDIYQKVEVK, via the coding sequence ATGGCATCGGCAATATTGCTGGCATCATGTTCGGTAAGCGAACAGGGAAGTTCCGATAATGAGAAAAAGGGCTCTGCTAATAACACTGCACAGAGCACAGGTGATTTCAAATACGGCAAGATAGATATCCCCGGCAAGGACGGTGCCCTCTGCGGCGCTCCTATCTATATAGCTTACGAGAACGGCTATTTTGCAGAAGAGGGCTTCGATGTGACCCTTATATCTGCCGATTTTGAAACAAGAAAGATCGGTCTCAACAACGGTTCCATACCGATAGTAAACGGAGATTTCCAGTTCTTCCCCTCGATCGAGAACGGTATAAACGTTAAGGTCGTCGATGGTCTGCACGAGGGCTGTATCAAGTTTGCAGTCAGCCCCGATTCCGATATCAAATCAGTTGATGACCTCAAAGGCAAGAAGATAGGCGTTGACGAAATAGGCGGCACACCTCATCAGGTGGCATCTCTCTGGCTGGAAAACGCAGGTATCTCCGCAGATCCTTCCGATGGTGAGGTAACATTCCTGCCTTACTCCGACGGCAACCTGGAGTTTGAAGCACTGGCAAACGGCGAGATAGATGTTGCAGCCCTTTGGGATCCGCTGGGTTCTATACACGAAAAAGCAGGCGATGTACGCATACTCTTCGATCTGGGCAAAGACCCCTATTTTGCAGATCACTTCTGCTGCTTCCTCTATGCATCGAATAAGGTACTGGAAGAAAACCCCGAAGAGGTCGCAGCTCTCCTCAGAGCATACCGCAAGGCTCAGGAATGGCTTTATGAGAACCCCGAAGAAGCCGTTGATATCATTATCAACAAAAATTACGCTTCCATCGAGGATAAGGAACTGGCAGTCGATCTGATAAAGAGCTACGGTTTCCCCTCAGCAGCCGAACATGATGCAAACTGGGATGCTCACGTTGAAGAGGACGTTAAGTATTTCGTTGACGGTCTTTCACAGATAGGCTACCTCAAGAGTGATCCCGACCAATTTGCAAAGGATATCTACCAGAAAGTTGAAGTAAAATAA
- a CDS encoding DUF4418 family protein translates to MKEKIRDTAGLILSLLLTIGSLTFFRACDSAEGRHMACHWAQNAITLIGIVLVLQSFIKLVINQKGIKTGLAIGTAALAIVVIFIPGTAINLCMMKPMRCHTVFRPAVTVVSSLLAIVSVIDIITNLRRLGKEK, encoded by the coding sequence GTGAAAGAAAAAATACGGGATACAGCAGGACTGATATTGTCGCTTCTGCTGACGATCGGATCGCTGACTTTTTTCAGAGCCTGTGATTCGGCAGAGGGCAGACATATGGCTTGCCACTGGGCACAGAATGCGATCACATTGATCGGCATAGTTCTGGTATTACAGTCCTTTATCAAACTTGTAATAAATCAGAAAGGTATAAAAACAGGACTTGCCATCGGTACAGCCGCTCTTGCCATAGTGGTCATATTCATACCCGGTACTGCCATAAACCTCTGCATGATGAAGCCCATGCGCTGTCACACAGTGTTCCGACCTGCCGTTACGGTGGTATCATCACTGCTTGCGATAGTATCAGTTATAGATATCATAACGAACCTTAGAAGATTGGGGAAAGAGAAATGA
- a CDS encoding ABC transporter permease has product MNGQIALKGSLRNSAEKEKPTAEKKAKWGYRHNGYYALKALLTISGFVAAIIINIVFPQKAAVEFKTYVINAFGLSVSLNINDAYIFVLVALILIFTGAGIVSLKDKNKRKKFCKAAAFRFALGIALAVWDIGGTKLQVFAQPFFPGPAQVIEAYLADGEYVVQNTLYSLRLYAAGFSSGVLLGVGTGILIGWFPKVYYWVFPILKITGVVPAVAWMPFALTLLPNSFTAAVFLIVICAWFQIAFLTAQGIQSTPKQNYEAARILGSSQLGLIFNVAIPHAMPDIFTGISSANAMAFTTLVMSEMLGQPGGLGYYINQSKVWSAYYKVLAAIIIMAVLFSLINYLIGRIRKRALRWQEGVLKK; this is encoded by the coding sequence ATGAACGGACAGATAGCTTTAAAAGGCAGCCTTCGGAACTCCGCTGAAAAGGAAAAGCCGACTGCCGAAAAGAAAGCAAAATGGGGATACAGGCACAACGGCTATTATGCCCTGAAAGCGCTGCTCACCATCTCGGGCTTTGTTGCTGCCATAATAATCAATATAGTATTCCCCCAGAAGGCGGCAGTCGAATTCAAGACCTACGTGATAAACGCATTTGGTCTTAGCGTCAGCCTTAATATAAACGATGCTTACATCTTCGTGCTTGTAGCGCTGATATTGATATTCACAGGCGCAGGCATCGTATCACTGAAAGATAAAAACAAGCGCAAAAAATTCTGCAAGGCAGCTGCATTCAGGTTTGCGCTGGGTATCGCCCTTGCGGTATGGGATATAGGCGGAACAAAATTACAGGTGTTCGCACAGCCCTTTTTCCCGGGACCCGCACAGGTCATCGAAGCATATCTTGCCGATGGTGAATATGTGGTACAGAATACCCTTTATTCCCTCAGGCTATACGCAGCAGGATTTTCCAGCGGTGTACTCCTCGGAGTCGGTACAGGCATACTCATCGGCTGGTTCCCGAAAGTATATTACTGGGTCTTCCCGATACTGAAAATAACAGGCGTTGTCCCCGCAGTGGCATGGATGCCCTTTGCACTTACCTTACTGCCTAACTCATTCACAGCAGCTGTGTTCCTCATCGTGATATGCGCATGGTTCCAGATAGCATTCCTTACTGCCCAGGGCATACAGTCCACACCCAAGCAGAATTATGAAGCCGCAAGGATACTCGGCAGTTCCCAGTTAGGTCTGATATTCAACGTTGCCATACCCCATGCTATGCCCGATATCTTCACAGGCATAAGTTCGGCAAATGCTATGGCTTTCACTACCCTCGTCATGAGCGAGATGCTGGGTCAGCCCGGCGGACTGGGTTACTACATAAACCAGTCGAAAGTCTGGAGCGCATATTACAAAGTTCTGGCAGCCATAATCATAATGGCAGTGCTGTTCTCTCTGATTAATTACCTTATAGGACGTATCCGCAAGCGTGCACTGCGCTGGCAGGAAGGAGTGCTGAAAAAATGA
- a CDS encoding trans-sulfuration enzyme family protein: MSYNNIETALIHGGISIDERTGAVNVPIYQTSTFKQDGLGKMRGYEYSRTGNPTREALEALIAELEGGHAGFAFASGLAAETAVLSLLNTGDRVLISSNVYGGTFRLLSKVFDHFDINYTISDTEDPAAFEKDITPDVKAVLIESPANPLMTITDIRAIAEIAHRHGLLVIVDNTFMTPYLQRPLELGADIVLHSATKYLGGHSDVVAGLAVVKTPELAEKLAFIQNSTGGVLPPFDSFLLIRGIKTLGVRLDRHVANAEAAAKYLTEHSAVKSVHYPGLPTDKGYEVNKRQAKNGGVMISFELKDNYDINTFFESLELITLAESLGGVESLVCHPSSMTHASIPEEIRKKVGITDGLIRLSIGIENIDDILNDLDQAIAKSEVK; the protein is encoded by the coding sequence ATGAGCTACAACAATATTGAAACTGCTCTGATACACGGCGGTATATCAATAGATGAAAGAACAGGTGCTGTGAATGTTCCCATTTATCAGACCTCGACTTTCAAACAGGACGGTCTCGGAAAGATGCGCGGTTATGAGTATTCAAGAACAGGCAACCCCACAAGAGAAGCTCTTGAAGCGCTTATCGCAGAACTTGAAGGCGGCCACGCAGGATTTGCTTTTGCAAGCGGTCTTGCCGCTGAAACAGCAGTACTCAGTCTGCTGAATACAGGTGACAGAGTGCTGATATCTTCAAATGTATACGGCGGAACGTTCAGACTGCTTTCCAAGGTATTCGATCACTTTGATATAAACTATACCATATCTGATACAGAGGATCCTGCGGCTTTTGAAAAGGATATAACACCTGATGTAAAGGCTGTACTGATAGAAAGCCCCGCAAATCCTCTGATGACGATAACCGATATAAGGGCGATCGCTGAGATAGCTCACAGGCATGGTCTCCTGGTTATCGTGGACAACACGTTCATGACACCGTATTTACAGAGACCCCTTGAACTTGGTGCTGATATAGTTCTTCATTCAGCTACCAAATATCTCGGCGGACACAGCGATGTCGTTGCAGGTCTGGCAGTAGTCAAGACACCTGAACTTGCAGAAAAGCTGGCGTTCATACAGAATTCCACAGGCGGTGTACTTCCTCCTTTTGACAGTTTTCTGCTGATAAGAGGTATCAAGACACTGGGTGTACGTCTCGACAGACACGTTGCAAATGCAGAAGCTGCTGCAAAGTATCTGACTGAACACAGTGCTGTAAAGAGCGTTCACTACCCGGGACTTCCTACCGACAAGGGATACGAAGTCAACAAGCGTCAGGCCAAGAACGGCGGTGTGATGATATCCTTTGAACTGAAGGACAATTACGATATCAACACATTCTTCGAGAGCCTTGAGCTGATAACACTGGCTGAAAGCCTGGGCGGTGTTGAATCGCTGGTATGCCACCCCTCAAGCATGACTCATGCTTCGATACCCGAAGAGATACGCAAAAAGGTCGGTATAACCGATGGTCTGATAAGACTTTCGATCGGTATCGAAAATATTGATGATATTCTGAATGACCTTGATCAGGCTATCGCAAAAAGTGAGGTAAAGTAA
- a CDS encoding O-acetylhomoserine aminocarboxypropyltransferase/cysteine synthase family protein, which translates to MAELRFDTKKIKAGYSPLDNNLAISPPIYQTAAYDFKSTEHAQNLFTYKEAGYLYTRVGNPTVNYFAERVKALDGAKNVVAVGSGMAAISYTLLNLAVGGGTILASPYVYGGTIDAFDRLFPEFGVNIKLTDAILDPEKLDAEITDDVKAIYVESISNPNAYLLDIDAISEVAHKHGVPVVVDNTLATPYLYRPLEHGADIVVYSATKALTGHGNLIAGLILDNGDMSLYTKERYPQFYKPIVMLGGKSPADIFPDNFFIFRAILVYLNLLGAALSPQDAYLGIIGLETLSERVSKQSKNAAKIAAYLESSPAVEWVRHPSLASYKFKELADKHLTNGGGGVLSFGIKGTPEQEAEFLNNIKLFHYHVNLGDARSLIVDSPNTTHSELTEDEFKLAEIPRNLIRISAGLEDADDLIEDLEQAFKAAGLL; encoded by the coding sequence ATGGCAGAATTAAGATTTGATACAAAGAAAATAAAGGCGGGTTACAGCCCTCTGGATAACAACCTGGCGATATCTCCCCCTATATATCAGACTGCGGCTTATGATTTCAAGAGCACCGAGCACGCACAGAACCTTTTTACATACAAGGAAGCAGGATATCTTTACACCCGTGTTGGCAATCCCACAGTTAACTATTTCGCAGAGAGAGTCAAGGCACTTGACGGCGCTAAGAACGTAGTTGCAGTAGGTTCGGGCATGGCTGCTATCAGCTACACACTGCTGAACCTGGCAGTAGGCGGCGGCACGATACTTGCTTCGCCTTACGTATACGGCGGCACGATAGACGCATTCGACAGACTGTTCCCCGAGTTCGGTGTAAATATCAAGCTCACCGATGCTATACTTGACCCTGAAAAGCTTGATGCTGAGATAACCGATGATGTAAAGGCTATATATGTTGAGTCCATCAGCAACCCAAATGCATATCTGCTGGATATCGATGCTATATCCGAAGTTGCTCACAAGCACGGCGTACCTGTTGTAGTTGATAATACCCTTGCAACACCTTATCTTTACAGACCTCTCGAGCACGGTGCTGATATCGTTGTATACTCTGCAACAAAGGCACTGACAGGTCACGGCAATCTCATTGCGGGACTTATACTTGATAACGGTGATATGTCACTGTACACCAAGGAGAGATATCCTCAGTTCTACAAGCCGATAGTAATGCTGGGCGGCAAGTCTCCTGCGGATATATTCCCGGATAATTTCTTTATATTCCGTGCGATACTTGTATACCTGAATCTGCTGGGCGCTGCGCTCTCACCTCAGGACGCATATCTGGGTATTATCGGTCTTGAGACACTTTCCGAACGTGTATCCAAACAGTCAAAGAATGCTGCTAAGATCGCTGCATATCTGGAAAGCTCACCTGCTGTTGAATGGGTTCGTCACCCCAGCCTTGCAAGCTACAAGTTCAAGGAACTGGCTGACAAGCATCTCACAAACGGCGGCGGCGGAGTACTGTCCTTCGGTATAAAGGGCACACCCGAGCAGGAAGCTGAGTTCCTTAACAACATCAAGCTTTTCCACTATCATGTAAACCTCGGTGACGCACGTTCTCTCATAGTTGACTCTCCAAATACTACTCATTCAGAGCTGACCGAGGACGAGTTCAAGCTGGCTGAGATACCACGCAATCTGATACGTATCTCCGCGGGATTAGAGGACGCAGACGATCTTATCGAAGATCTTGAACAGGCATTCAAGGCAGCAGGTCTGCTGTGA
- a CDS encoding class II glutamine amidotransferase — MCELIGFSAAGPTDIKEQLKVFFSHSESNPHGWGIMYGDRLIRGCERASDSAMLEMLLQNIDEQKTVLGHIRFATVGSIKLENCHPFTGRDITGRQWTLIHNGTIYSGSRLIPYLNNQCGDTDSERLFLFLMDTLNNAQQNGELSQQERCELVDGLIQEMSHKNKLNLMIYDGELLYIHKNMKDTMKFRRLGSGYIFATTALDGDEWTEVPIAQLFVYKDGEQIYSGNKHEGIFIPSLQYIKAMDAMHI, encoded by the coding sequence ATGTGTGAACTTATCGGCTTTTCCGCCGCTGGACCAACAGATATCAAAGAACAGCTAAAGGTATTTTTCTCCCACAGTGAAAGCAATCCTCACGGCTGGGGAATAATGTACGGTGACAGGCTGATAAGGGGCTGTGAACGTGCATCTGACAGTGCTATGCTGGAAATGCTGCTGCAGAATATCGATGAACAGAAAACTGTACTCGGGCATATAAGATTTGCTACCGTAGGCTCGATAAAGCTGGAAAACTGCCACCCTTTCACGGGGCGCGATATCACAGGCAGACAATGGACACTCATACACAACGGGACGATATATTCCGGCAGCAGACTGATACCATATCTTAACAATCAATGCGGAGATACGGATTCGGAAAGATTGTTTTTATTCCTGATGGATACCCTCAACAACGCACAGCAAAACGGTGAACTTTCACAGCAGGAGCGCTGTGAGCTTGTGGACGGTCTCATTCAGGAGATGTCACATAAAAACAAGCTTAATCTCATGATATACGACGGAGAGCTGCTTTATATACATAAAAACATGAAAGACACTATGAAGTTCCGCAGACTCGGTTCGGGATATATTTTTGCTACGACAGCACTTGACGGCGATGAATGGACGGAAGTGCCTATCGCACAGCTGTTTGTATACAAAGACGGCGAACAGATATACAGCGGAAATAAGCATGAAGGGATATTTATCCCGAGCCTGCAATACATCAAGGCGATGGATGCTATGCATATCTGA
- a CDS encoding LysR family transcriptional regulator: MTLQQINYALMISESGSMNKAADKLGISQPTLTNAVRELEREIGAEIFLRTPKGVVPTAEGEEFLCSIGQLYRQYELVCEKYINKDMKRKFGVSTQHYSFAVSAFIETVKQFGTLEFEFAIRETETLNIIHDVGSLKSEIGVLYISSFNRKPITKMLEENELEFTGLIKCRAYVYMWREHPLAGEESIGLEQLAPYPCLSFEQNGSNGYLFAEEILSENIYPRMIKATDRAAMGELMKTLYGYTLCSGILCEEMNGSDYVVVPFREDSENHNTVMEIGYIRKKHGSLSEIGERYIEELKLSLQKNAKP, encoded by the coding sequence ATGACACTTCAGCAGATAAACTACGCCCTCATGATAAGCGAGAGCGGTTCAATGAACAAAGCGGCAGACAAGCTTGGGATATCCCAGCCTACGCTGACCAATGCAGTGCGCGAACTAGAACGCGAGATAGGTGCAGAGATATTCCTGCGCACGCCAAAAGGCGTCGTACCAACGGCAGAGGGTGAGGAATTTCTTTGCAGTATCGGACAGCTGTACAGGCAGTACGAACTTGTCTGCGAAAAATATATCAACAAGGATATGAAGCGAAAATTCGGAGTATCGACACAGCATTACTCATTCGCGGTAAGTGCATTCATCGAGACTGTAAAACAGTTCGGCACACTGGAATTTGAATTTGCTATACGAGAGACCGAGACACTGAATATCATACATGATGTGGGAAGCCTGAAAAGCGAGATAGGCGTGCTGTATATAAGTTCATTTAACCGCAAGCCCATAACCAAAATGCTTGAGGAGAACGAACTTGAATTTACAGGGCTGATAAAATGCCGCGCATATGTTTATATGTGGCGGGAACATCCTCTTGCGGGGGAAGAATCTATCGGACTGGAACAGCTTGCGCCGTACCCTTGCCTTTCATTTGAACAGAACGGAAGCAACGGATATCTTTTTGCAGAAGAGATACTCAGCGAGAATATATATCCCCGAATGATAAAAGCCACCGATCGCGCCGCTATGGGTGAACTTATGAAAACACTTTACGGATATACACTTTGTTCGGGTATACTATGTGAAGAGATGAACGGAAGTGATTATGTGGTTGTTCCATTCCGCGAGGACAGCGAAAATCACAATACCGTGATGGAGATAGGATATATCAGAAAGAAGCACGGTTCATTAAGTGAGATAGGTGAACGATATATCGAGGAGCTGAAACTGAGTCTGCAAAAGAATGCAAAGCCCTAA
- a CDS encoding glutathione synthase: protein MDNQLIYKGNFGLERETLRVDENGRLSQIPHPFDADGEITRDFCENQIELVTPVCTSIDGVMKELERLDRNVNKILNEMDEQLHIYSNPPHFSDESEIHVADFRGDHSGKRLYREKLEQRYGKKLMLFSGIHFNFSFDDEYLKSISSGENFSEFKNKFYLRLYKQFSRHSWLPLVLTASSPVYDRSLFEDGAKGAAVSRYASIRSSEKGYWNNFVPTLRFKSLSAYVDSIQRYVDDGRLFSASELYLPIRLKPKGINSIENFENGVSHIELRMFDINPLETLGINADDLRFAHLLAVYLSEQPDFEYTDELQIQAVENHKNAALLDLDGVTIDGIPILERAEQILDKMAERFTDNEEYLNVIAYEKAKLSDRLCSRIINENIYG from the coding sequence ATGGATAATCAGCTTATATATAAAGGAAATTTCGGATTGGAACGCGAGACGCTCCGTGTTGATGAAAACGGCAGACTTTCACAGATACCTCACCCATTCGATGCTGACGGCGAGATAACCCGCGACTTCTGTGAAAATCAGATAGAGCTGGTAACACCTGTCTGTACAAGTATCGACGGTGTTATGAAGGAGCTTGAACGCCTGGATAGAAATGTAAATAAAATACTGAATGAGATGGATGAGCAACTCCATATATACAGTAATCCGCCGCATTTTTCGGACGAAAGTGAGATACACGTGGCAGATTTCAGAGGAGATCATTCGGGCAAGCGTTTATACCGTGAAAAACTGGAACAGCGCTACGGAAAAAAGCTGATGCTGTTTTCGGGTATACATTTCAATTTTTCTTTTGATGACGAATATCTGAAAAGCATATCTTCAGGCGAAAACTTTTCCGAATTCAAAAATAAATTCTATCTAAGGCTGTACAAACAGTTCAGCAGACACAGCTGGCTGCCGCTGGTGCTTACTGCCTCAAGCCCCGTATATGACCGTTCACTTTTTGAAGACGGTGCAAAGGGCGCTGCGGTGAGCAGATATGCTTCAATAAGAAGCAGCGAAAAAGGATACTGGAACAATTTTGTACCGACACTCAGATTTAAAAGCCTTTCAGCATATGTTGACAGTATACAGCGCTATGTTGATGATGGCAGACTGTTTTCGGCAAGTGAGCTGTATCTGCCCATAAGACTGAAACCAAAGGGTATTAACAGTATCGAGAACTTTGAAAATGGTGTCAGCCATATCGAGCTTAGAATGTTCGATATCAACCCGCTGGAGACTCTGGGTATAAACGCTGACGATCTGCGCTTTGCACATCTTCTGGCGGTATATCTTTCGGAACAGCCCGATTTTGAATACACGGATGAATTGCAGATACAGGCTGTTGAAAATCACAAGAATGCGGCTTTGCTTGATCTTGACGGTGTGACGATAGATGGTATACCGATACTTGAACGTGCAGAGCAGATACTTGATAAGATGGCGGAGCGTTTTACTGACAATGAAGAATATCTTAATGTCATAGCATATGAAAAAGCTAAACTCAGTGACCGCCTGTGCAGTAGGATAATCAATGAAAATATTTACGGATAG
- a CDS encoding ABC transporter ATP-binding protein has protein sequence MSSTIFVNNVNRIYTDAEGNKVNALYNVDLDIRPGEFISIIGPSGCGKTTLLRLIAGLDKPQSGELTIDGSKITDVSPERGYVFQQGGLFPWLNVENNIAYGLKARKVYKKNKDKISRYISMVGLDGFERSYPHQISGGMAQRVAIARALINEPKALLLDEPMGALDSFTRADLQDKILELWKENGITMILVTHDIDEAIYLSDRIVIMTPRPGKISKLIDVDLPRPRHRGGSEFLAMRKSILEHFELAQAQPQPEYMI, from the coding sequence ATGAGCAGTACCATATTTGTAAATAATGTCAACAGGATATATACCGATGCCGAGGGCAATAAAGTCAACGCTCTTTATAATGTTGACCTTGATATCCGTCCCGGTGAATTCATTTCGATAATAGGACCCTCAGGCTGCGGAAAGACCACACTGCTTCGCCTTATAGCGGGTCTTGATAAACCCCAGTCGGGTGAACTTACCATAGACGGCAGCAAGATAACAGACGTTTCTCCCGAACGCGGATATGTTTTCCAGCAGGGCGGTCTGTTCCCCTGGCTGAATGTTGAGAACAATATTGCCTACGGACTTAAAGCCCGAAAGGTGTACAAGAAAAACAAGGACAAGATAAGCAGATATATCTCAATGGTGGGTCTTGACGGATTTGAGAGATCCTATCCCCACCAGATATCAGGCGGAATGGCACAGCGTGTCGCAATAGCAAGAGCACTTATCAACGAACCTAAAGCTCTTCTGCTTGACGAACCTATGGGCGCACTGGATTCCTTCACCCGTGCCGATCTTCAGGATAAGATACTAGAACTCTGGAAAGAGAACGGTATAACAATGATACTCGTCACCCACGATATCGACGAAGCTATATATCTCAGCGACAGGATAGTCATAATGACACCCCGTCCCGGAAAGATCAGCAAGCTGATCGATGTCGATCTTCCGAGACCCCGTCACCGCGGCGGTTCGGAATTTCTTGCAATGAGAAAATCAATACTCGAGCATTTTGAACTTGCGCAGGCACAGCCTCAGCCAGAGTATATGATATAA
- a CDS encoding LacI family DNA-binding transcriptional regulator translates to MSLKEIAKMTGVSVSTVGRILSDPNHKCSSEEVRQRVIEAAREINYIPNANARSLRAGGRNEDRIYHINILVTHLGSGAADPFYDELLMILEKELRNSSCIVNNVWHRSEFSDERIIQNDRLQNLVEELYRDSTHKSDGLIIIGKATSRALKQLKTKEKNIVSINRNSTNYEVDEVLCDGSRIARTAIAYLAKLGHTKIGYVGDCHNESRFMGYQTAMTTYHLTPDIDYIYDTTPNEANGIAALEYFSGLADPPSGIYCANDILAVGMLKALSRRRSKIYSPSIISNDDIDAAQYTRPMLTTISLPKNEMVRFSLMLLLDRIKGGHRIISRLEVEGTLIIRESCRPYGELNEPEYYI, encoded by the coding sequence ATGTCTCTGAAAGAAATAGCAAAAATGACAGGAGTATCGGTATCGACCGTGGGCAGGATACTCAGCGATCCGAACCATAAATGTTCCAGTGAGGAAGTCAGGCAAAGGGTAATAGAGGCTGCCCGTGAGATAAATTATATCCCGAATGCAAATGCCCGTTCACTCAGAGCGGGGGGCAGGAATGAGGACAGGATATATCACATAAATATCCTTGTTACCCACTTAGGCAGCGGTGCCGCCGACCCATTCTATGATGAGCTTCTGATGATACTTGAAAAAGAGCTGAGAAACAGCAGCTGTATAGTGAATAACGTATGGCATCGGAGTGAGTTTTCAGATGAAAGGATAATCCAGAACGACAGACTGCAAAACCTTGTCGAAGAACTCTACCGCGACAGCACACACAAGTCTGACGGACTTATCATAATAGGCAAGGCGACCAGCCGTGCGCTGAAACAGCTGAAGACCAAGGAAAAGAATATCGTTTCGATAAACCGAAACTCGACAAATTATGAAGTTGATGAGGTGCTGTGTGACGGCAGCAGGATAGCCCGCACTGCGATAGCATATCTTGCAAAGCTCGGTCACACAAAGATAGGATATGTAGGCGACTGCCACAATGAATCGAGGTTCATGGGATATCAGACGGCGATGACAACATATCATCTGACACCCGATATTGACTATATCTATGATACTACGCCTAACGAAGCAAACGGTATCGCAGCTCTGGAATACTTTTCAGGGCTTGCAGATCCGCCGTCGGGTATATATTGTGCAAATGATATCCTTGCGGTGGGTATGCTGAAAGCTCTCAGCCGACGAAGATCAAAGATATATTCACCCTCGATCATATCCAACGATGATATCGATGCGGCGCAGTACACAAGACCCATGCTGACAACGATATCACTGCCAAAGAACGAGATGGTGCGCTTTTCGCTGATGCTCCTGCTGGACCGTATAAAGGGCGGACACAGGATAATCTCACGGCTTGAAGTTGAGGGCACGCTGATAATACGCGAAAGCTGCCGTCCTTACGGTGAGCTGAACGAGCCTGAATATTACATCTGA